A region from the Ichthyobacterium seriolicida genome encodes:
- a CDS encoding BspA family leucine-rich repeat surface protein, whose amino-acid sequence MRSKILLFYLFVFQIILFPSCKKEEKVENTSSGVENSSDIGSLLSFSLDFEATKNTGLGKDIKGIINSEDSTKISIVLPHKEGGLITKLVPTVKFVGEKIEPDPSTITDFTNPVSYVVTPKKGEAKTYTVTVSVSEPSSENKILSFSITKPNDVKAQISTTIDEGSSSISISLTELSYYDLAKITKIVPSIRISEYASISESDKSKSIDLSTIPSEAVKYTVTAENRQTKEYTVNITHELKKFVSKWKTIQSNKEIELPIYDGGDYDFTVDWGDGQIQKVDSHSSNNKKHTYTSPSDYTVTITGKIEGFNFKKVAISKDEIISITSWGDLKFGNKGGYFKGCKKLEYLPLEAPNLEGITNTAFMFYGAESFNSDISSWDVSKVTNMRAMFHTASAFNQDLNKWDTGEVTDMKGIFYDASVFNGDISNWNTSSVTDMSSMFEAAILFNQDLNNWDVSKVTNMNRMFSRATVFNGDIGKWDVSKVTDMFGMFYTAKSFNKEIENWDITSVTDIDYFLAIASSFSKSLKKWRVPAKTNISNMLWGTNICTEISVKGSTNCNCTEINYDFRREKLPTKRS is encoded by the coding sequence ATGAGATCAAAAATTTTACTGTTTTATTTGTTTGTTTTTCAAATTATACTATTTCCTTCTTGTAAAAAAGAAGAAAAAGTAGAAAATACTTCATCTGGAGTAGAAAATAGTTCAGATATCGGTTCTTTACTTTCTTTCAGTTTGGACTTTGAGGCTACCAAGAATACTGGTCTGGGTAAAGATATAAAAGGAATTATCAATTCTGAAGATTCTACTAAGATATCTATTGTTTTACCTCATAAAGAAGGAGGATTAATAACCAAGTTAGTTCCTACAGTAAAATTTGTAGGTGAAAAAATAGAACCTGACCCTAGTACAATTACAGATTTTACAAACCCCGTAAGTTATGTAGTTACCCCTAAAAAAGGAGAAGCTAAAACATATACAGTAACTGTTTCTGTGTCAGAACCAAGCTCTGAGAATAAAATATTATCATTTAGTATTACAAAACCTAATGATGTGAAAGCACAAATATCGACAACTATAGATGAAGGTAGTTCAAGTATATCTATATCGCTAACAGAGTTATCTTACTATGATTTAGCAAAAATAACAAAAATAGTGCCGTCAATAAGAATTTCAGAATATGCTTCTATATCTGAATCCGATAAGTCTAAAAGTATAGACCTTTCAACGATTCCTTCAGAAGCTGTGAAATACACAGTAACAGCAGAAAACAGACAAACTAAAGAGTACACTGTGAATATTACCCATGAGTTAAAGAAATTTGTTTCCAAATGGAAAACAATACAATCTAATAAAGAAATAGAATTACCTATATATGATGGAGGGGACTATGACTTTACTGTAGATTGGGGAGACGGTCAGATACAAAAAGTTGATTCTCATAGTTCAAATAATAAAAAACACACGTATACAAGTCCTAGTGATTATACTGTAACTATTACGGGTAAGATTGAAGGGTTTAACTTCAAAAAAGTTGCAATAAGTAAAGATGAGATAATAAGTATAACGTCTTGGGGAGATTTGAAGTTTGGTAATAAGGGAGGGTATTTTAAAGGGTGTAAAAAACTAGAATACTTACCTCTAGAAGCGCCCAATTTAGAAGGTATTACTAATACAGCTTTTATGTTCTATGGAGCTGAATCTTTCAATAGCGATATAAGTTCTTGGGATGTTTCTAAGGTTACTAATATGAGAGCAATGTTTCACACTGCTTCAGCTTTTAATCAAGATTTAAATAAATGGGATACGGGGGAGGTTACTGATATGAAAGGTATATTTTATGATGCTTCAGTCTTTAATGGAGACATAAGTAATTGGAATACATCTAGTGTTACTGATATGAGTAGTATGTTTGAAGCAGCAATACTTTTTAATCAAGATTTAAATAATTGGGATGTTTCTAAGGTTACTAATATGAATCGTATGTTTTCTCGAGCTACAGTTTTCAATGGCGATATAGGTAAATGGGATGTTTCTAAGGTTACAGATATGTTTGGTATGTTTTATACAGCTAAATCTTTCAATAAAGAGATAGAAAATTGGGATATTACTAGTGTTACTGATATTGATTATTTTCTTGCCATAGCTAGCTCTTTTAGTAAGAGCTTAAAAAAATGGAGAGTACCAGCAAAAACAAATATATCAAATATGCTTTGGGGGACAAATATTTGTACTGAAATTTCCGTTAAAGGTTCTACTAATTGTAATTGTACTGAAATTAATTACGATTTCAGAAGGGAAAAACTTCCTACTAAAAGATCTTAA
- a CDS encoding BspA family leucine-rich repeat surface protein yields the protein MKSKILLFYLFVFQIIFFNSCVKGIENSSDIDSLLSFGLNFDPAKNRGLNKEDISINIDPADSTKISVVLPYKKRELITKLVPTIKFVGKKIEPDPITIKDFSKPVAFIVTPEKGEAKTYTVTVSVSEPRSQNKILSFSIKKPDGVKAKILTNLNEDNSSISISLTDLSYYDLEKAKNIVSSIEISEFASISDNSKIIDLSTIPTEALKYTVTAENGETKEYTVNITHELKKFISKWKTTSSSKQIQLPIYSGGNYDFTVDWGDGTEKQKVSSHDITNASHTYKAAGDYIVTITGKIDGFNFSMAHSDSTKIIAITSWGDLKFGSNQGRYFKYCSELKSLPSEAPNLEGITEMGQMFEGATSFNSNISSWDVSKITNMEGMFDGAKAFNSNISNWDVSNVTNMGGMFSYTDNFNQDISGWNVSNVTEFSGMFNSAKAFNQDLSSWKVQKTTDITDIFNDSGMDGDNTKYPIPAN from the coding sequence ATGAAATCAAAAATTTTACTGTTTTATTTATTTGTTTTTCAAATTATATTCTTTAATTCTTGTGTAAAAGGAATAGAAAATAGTTCAGACATTGATTCTTTACTTTCTTTCGGTTTAAACTTTGATCCTGCTAAGAATAGGGGGTTGAATAAGGAAGATATAAGCATTAATATTGATCCTGCAGATTCTACTAAGATATCTGTTGTTTTACCTTACAAAAAAAGAGAATTAATAACCAAGTTAGTTCCTACAATAAAGTTTGTAGGTAAAAAAATAGAACCTGATCCTATTACAATTAAAGATTTTTCCAAACCTGTAGCTTTTATAGTTACTCCCGAAAAAGGAGAAGCAAAGACATATACAGTAACGGTATCTGTATCAGAACCAAGATCTCAAAATAAAATATTATCATTTAGCATTAAAAAACCAGATGGTGTGAAAGCAAAAATATTGACAAATCTAAATGAAGATAATTCAAGTATATCTATATCACTAACAGATTTATCTTACTATGATTTAGAAAAAGCAAAAAACATAGTGTCGTCAATAGAAATTTCAGAATTTGCTTCTATATCCGATAATTCTAAAATTATAGACCTTTCAACGATTCCTACAGAAGCTCTGAAATACACAGTAACAGCAGAAAACGGAGAAACTAAAGAGTACACTGTGAATATTACCCATGAGTTAAAGAAATTTATCTCTAAGTGGAAAACTACTTCATCCAGCAAACAAATACAATTGCCTATATACAGTGGAGGAAACTATGACTTTACAGTAGACTGGGGAGATGGTACAGAAAAACAAAAAGTTAGTTCTCATGATATAACTAATGCTTCACACACGTATAAAGCAGCGGGAGATTATATTGTGACTATTACAGGTAAGATTGATGGTTTTAATTTTTCTATGGCTCACTCTGATAGCACAAAAATAATAGCTATAACATCCTGGGGGGATTTAAAATTTGGCAGTAATCAAGGAAGATATTTTAAATATTGTTCTGAATTGAAGTCTTTACCTTCAGAGGCTCCAAATTTAGAGGGAATTACTGAGATGGGGCAGATGTTTGAAGGCGCTACATCTTTCAACAGCAATATAAGTTCTTGGGACGTATCTAAGATTACTAATATGGAGGGAATGTTTGATGGTGCTAAAGCTTTTAATAGCAATATAAGCAACTGGGATGTATCTAATGTTACTAATATGGGAGGAATGTTTTCATATACTGATAATTTCAATCAAGATATAAGCGGTTGGAATGTATCTAATGTTACTGAATTTTCAGGTATGTTCAACAGTGCTAAAGCTTTTAATCAAGATTTAAGTTCTTGGAAAGTGCAAAAGACTACAGACATAACAGATATCTTTAACGATTCAGGAATGGATGGAGATAATACTAAGTATCCTATTCCTGCTAACTAA
- a CDS encoding YceI family protein, which yields MKKLSLKIIQIFIISLLVSCFSDKDEYFFSSKNIKLKWTAYKTTDKVPVSGLFEEVYISGAEKSHDLGQSIKNMTFRIPISSINTHDKGRDLKIMKHFFSSMVGTSNIQGYVKEIAENNIVFSITLNDTEKDISASYTKREDGVLVISAKMDLLKWNASSSIKSLNAECVDLHKGTDGISKLWNEVDIEIEVDLKII from the coding sequence ATGAAAAAGCTCTCCTTAAAAATTATACAAATATTTATCATAAGTCTTTTAGTATCGTGTTTTTCAGATAAAGATGAATATTTCTTTTCTTCTAAAAATATAAAGTTGAAGTGGACAGCCTATAAAACTACTGATAAAGTTCCAGTGTCTGGCTTATTTGAAGAGGTCTACATATCAGGAGCTGAAAAATCTCATGACCTAGGACAAAGCATTAAAAATATGACATTCAGGATACCTATAAGTTCTATAAATACTCATGATAAAGGTAGAGACTTGAAAATAATGAAGCATTTCTTTAGTTCTATGGTAGGGACATCTAATATACAAGGGTATGTAAAAGAGATAGCCGAGAATAATATAGTATTTTCTATAACTCTCAACGATACAGAAAAGGATATATCAGCCTCTTACACTAAGAGGGAAGATGGTGTATTAGTTATTTCAGCCAAGATGGATCTTTTAAAATGGAATGCCTCTTCTTCTATAAAATCTTTAAATGCGGAATGTGTTGATTTACATAAAGGTACAGACGGCATAAGTAAATTATGGAATGAAGTGGATATTGAGATAGAGGTTGATCTAAAAATAATTTAG
- the folK gene encoding 2-amino-4-hydroxy-6-hydroxymethyldihydropteridine diphosphokinase, giving the protein MRKYYLTLGSNMGDSLCLIKKALRRIEQHIGLISKCSHLYSTQAWGFESENNFLNIAVELNTDFEADKVLSYILDIEKQLGRIRDKRSKGYNSRTIDIDILLSEGLVIDSLNLQIPHPLMCERMFVLVPLIDIAPNCIHPVNNRSICELYNMCKDKNAVRKIGDSSSVIKISSGLIAN; this is encoded by the coding sequence ATGCGAAAGTATTATCTAACCTTAGGAAGTAACATGGGCGATAGCCTATGTTTAATAAAAAAAGCATTGAGACGCATAGAACAACATATAGGTTTAATATCTAAGTGTTCTCATCTGTATTCTACACAAGCTTGGGGCTTTGAATCAGAAAATAACTTTTTAAATATAGCCGTAGAATTAAATACCGATTTCGAGGCCGATAAGGTGCTCTCATATATCTTAGACATAGAAAAACAACTTGGAAGAATAAGAGATAAGAGATCAAAAGGATATAATTCTAGAACAATAGACATAGATATACTACTGTCAGAAGGTTTAGTAATAGATTCACTAAATTTACAGATACCACATCCTTTGATGTGTGAGAGGATGTTTGTCTTGGTTCCTCTCATCGATATAGCTCCAAATTGTATACATCCTGTAAATAACAGAAGCATATGCGAACTTTATAATATGTGTAAAGATAAAAATGCAGTCAGAAAGATAGGAGATTCCTCCTCTGTAATAAAAATCTCAAGTGGACTGATTGCTAATTAA